CCCAGAGGAATTTCAGAAGATTATTAGCTCAAAATTAAGCTAAACTTTGGTTCCACCATAACCATACCCAAGACTTAAGTTACCTATATacttcctaaaaaaaaaaaaaaagttacctATCTAAAACATTTTCAGCTGCCTTGTGCTAAAATAATAACCTCTACTGGTACAACAATTTCAAGTTCACAAATCGAGAAGACAAGAATGCATGACcgtcttagtttttttttttttttttttttttaaactttgcTGGTAAGTTTTCATACTTTACCAAAAGATAATCGTGTATGACCACCTTATATTTTATCAAATAGAGACAAAGCCTTTCTTTGGAAAgtatgaaaaatgaaataacAAATTACATTTGCAAATGATACGATATTTGCAGACTAAAAATGGTAGCTCAAAATGTATTCCTTAAACTCTTTTCAATCATAGAAtattagttttaaaattttaatttattttgaattattatttggGGTTTGAAATTCTTTGAACAACCACAAATGTCTGAGCATCCTCACGTAGTATAAGTTATATAAAACAATAGGACTAATAACTCCACTTTGCAATCCCAATTTTGGAATCGGTTTGGTAAAAGGggcaaattttattttattttatttaaaataattgtgAGTAGAGAGGTCTAATCGTAGTTTGTTGAAACGTAGGGTGACAGATGTAGCTACTTCGACAACATTGTACTGCTTCAGTTGAGTAGGAAAAATAGTAATCTTGAGAAGAGGGAAGTAAATACAATTATTATTGGATCATGTGTTAAGGAACTTGATACCCCTTAAGCAAGATTTTGGATTCGAGTTTTACCGATGAAGAAAACAGTGTTGAGAGAGTCATTTCCAAAAGGGGTCCAATAACGTGAGTTTTAAACAAAAAGGGGGGGGGGAGTAAATTAGATACTTTGCATTTTTTAAcatataaagaaaaaaataaataatgagtGAAAGTTTACCCAGTATAGTATTTCacacaaataacaaaaaattgaacacaaacatgcaaagaaaaaaataaaaatcataaagaaAAAATCAAGGATGACCTaattaatggttcatttggaatgcaagtttttggagttttgtatAAAATATATTGTAGCGatgtaatatatgtgaaataaaaaaataattgaaaaatgtgtcaAGGAGATTTTTCTTCGCAAATTTGAATCCAAACAAGACAGGATcttcaaaacattttttttggaTCTGCAATCCTTAAAAATCATCAATGAACCGGTTCTTTGTCTAATttctaaattatttttttagagTGATTTCATTTTCAATTTCTAGTTGCTTACTAATTTACAGATTCATGAGAGTTATCGTACATAAATTCtatggataatttcagaaacctcccctgaggtttttaataattttgcTTGGCTCCcttaaggtttcaaaaattacacttaccttcCCTAcccatttaaaatgacaatattaACCTTAACATTTTAATAAAACTCTCTTGTTGCCATGTTCATACAAAGGAtggattttaaaatttttttccctttttccttcttattaattttttttatatttcatTAAAAATATAGAAGAACTATCAATGTTGTTGCTAATATCTATATAGATAAAATGTTAAACTAGtaattttttgatgaatttgAATATCATCCAAATTTTTTGTAGCTCTTTTTTGTAATAAAATCAAGTATAAATCAACAATAATTTAAAACAAATGGTCCAAATCACTACCACGTTATGGCAGTTCCATCACTAAACTAGTCCATAGACTTTATTAAAAAAAGATAAtacataaattaaaaaaaagcaaGATAGcactttcttttctatcttaaaAAGAATCTATATTTCCAATAAAGCATCATAAAAATAGCCTATTATAGCAAAAAATTTATTGTTATAGTTGATTATTAAATAACATATATTGGAATGAAAAACTTGAGTCTCCTTTTTTTAATAACTGTATCAAATTACTTCACAAATGTTGAGAGGAATGAATTAAACTTTATAcgataagggtattttagggtattcattaaattttttaccttATTTTAATGTTTGGTTACCAAAGTGTCAAAGCAAGAGgataagtgtaatttttaaaatttaaggaAATTAAGTTAAAtagttagaaacctcaagggaggtttctaaaattatccctaaattcTATTAAGATCACTATTACCTTTCATAATAGTAAAATTTGTCGGAAACATCATATGTTCTAATTataataaagtttttttttctaatgGCTAATCATAATAGCGTATGTTCTAATCATAATAtagtttctttgttttttgatAATGATGTCTATAgttaaattttgtgaaaagccATAGTGTGTTTAACTAGgaaattatttgaattttttttgaaataacaTTCTAACACTTTTTGTAGTGTGATCTATATAAATCGAAAGGtgattgagaaaataaaatgttatTGACAAACATGTTTATGATATAAGAAAtctgttccttttttttcaaataatcatCCAACAAACCAATTATTATCCAAACAAAGGCAATTTATTTCCCTTATTAATGTTACATCTGTTTTTTAAGTTACTCCCAGCCCGTCCTTTCCCATTCACTACACCATACAACATTTGACAGCTCCTTTATGCATTAAAAGAAATAGAACAATAAGGCAATTGCTGAACTACCAATCATCATACACCTCTACGTTCTCTCCATTGTGGGAATTGGAGAATTAGCATCACAAAAAATATGTGAAAAACGGTGACAGTGGTTTTGTTAAATAGCTATTAAATAGTATATGCCTAAACAAACTCATGAAATTTCCACTAATTATGAGAAATTGTACTTCAACTGAAAAATAACCATAAAATTGCTGAACCAACATAGGAATGAAAATCTTTTATAGTTGGAGTGGTCTAAATTGACAAATTGTGGCAAGTAGACTTTAAATGATATCACTAGAacgaaaacaaaagaaattaacGAAACAAAATGGGGGCGCTAAGTAGACATGATTAGACGATGAAATTCATTGAAATAAGCCAATTTTCCATATATTCTGATCTAATTATAATGTTTCCATGTGCttttctctattttcatgaatttaGGAGTCTAACGATTTTGTTAACCTTTCGTGTTTTGCAAACTTTGGTTGTTGCTAATGTGCAGATTTAAATTCCAATTTAATGATTTGTATTTCCTAAATTTTGAAAGTTTCCCAAAGCTTGATTTTTAATAAAGAGATCTTTTGAATTCCTGAGGTTCTCCATTTCGTTTGAATTTCCACTTTCAGAACCTTAATTTATTGTCGACTATGCCATAATTACTCACCCATAATTCTCTCTCAATCTTTGCAAATAACCAAAAGTTGCTCCCAAGATATTATATGCAGAATTCTCGTAAACGTCTTCTCCATCAACAAATTCAGCAGTATCAGGAACTCCATCATGAGCAGAAGAAGGTTTAGAAAGCTTTCTGTTGCAAGTATCAAAAACTCCATGAAAATAGATTTAAAGGACAGAACAATTGGGTATTTGTTAGTGTCTTGTACTTATGGTCGTAATTTTCGTGCATGATTCAACAATTACGCTTTGTTGAGCGTCTATAAGTGCTGTAAAACAAGAATAAACCCCTTCCCATATTTGTGATTGAAAATACTGATATAAAGGAGATCAGTTTGGGGTAGTTTGATATTTTGCTTTTTACACTTTTactatgtatgtatgtatgtatggcTAACAGATCTTCTGTCCCACGTCCTATGCCATTTTCTGTcacactttttattatattgttatttccctacataaatatcatgttttagttcttttttatttctttaagatccaataactattaattgagtaatacaaaaaatttaacaaactcaaaaaatcaaaattcataaaaaatgagattttttatgaattttctaaatttacttttccaacaaagttaactactttttcttaaactgtgtgaaaaaaaaaacagaactatcaaagtgggacggagggagtatattgTTTTTTTGAagctgttgtatttattttttattcaaataatagttattggatcttaaaaaaataaaaaagaactaaaatatgatgtttatataggagaaatagtaatataataaaaagtgggacagagaatGACATAGGGTGTGAGACAAAAGATCCGTTGcggtatgtatgtatgtatgaatgtatgtatatgtgtctgtacacacatatatatgtatgaATGTGTGTATATGTGTCTGTACACACATTTATATATTGTAATGCGAGGAAGAAAAAACTTATGGGTTTTGTAGCTAACACATAAAGAATTGATGAAAAGAAATTAATGTTGCTTATTTCTTCCTTAGAATTCATAATTATTGTTTTCTTACATCGTTAATGTTTCTTGGCGCAGCATGAAATTCTCGTATCACCAAAACactttttgttcattttttttaaggTAAGAAGTTTATTGATATTCGAAGGAGAAACAAAACTATAAGCGGTAGAAATACAATCACAATGAACCAGTCAGCAAAAGACtattaaaaacactttttgttGATCTTTCAGTAtaccttctttttctttggaAAATTAAAAAAGCTGTCAATCTGAAATGTTAACAATGATAGTAAACCCTCCATTTAAACTATAATATATTGAAAATCCTCCCAATGCTTTCGTCAAATTAATCTGATTTCTTCAAGGTTGTTGACTCTGGGCTTTCGTGAATGATGAAACTGAAATCACCTTTAaaccttttcccttttctcAAATCCTCCCAATATTTTTCTCAGTTAATCTTTTAAACCCATATATGTTGGAGGTTTTTGAAATCCTAGCAGTCCTATTCCCCAAAAAGGGTGGAAAACAGCAGGTTACAATGATCGAGTATCGATCCTGCATATAGGAGAGAAAACACAGCTACCCGGATTAATGCTGCATTATTCAAGCAATTCAAGGTACATAATGTTTCTATTGATTTGAGAAGTAGTGAATCGGATGGTTACCATGATGAAATCTTTTGgcattcaagcaattcaaggTACACACAAACGATTTTGGTCACTAGAAacttgttaaagaaaagaaatatggTGGCATTTCTAGTCTTATTCAAACTCTAGGACATCAGTGTTCCCTTAGTGCATAATACCTGAGAAGGAACACTCATTACTTGAGAATTCCATGAAGAGGACCATCCCTTTTATGCTTTTCTTCGACAAAACATCTCTGTCCAAGCTACATCACCTCTAAGAATAGTTACTTAAAGACAGATAGGCATATGGTTTAGGCAAATGTTTGGTAATATATTCAGAATGATACAATGAACCAATTGCAGTTTAACAAAGCGTTTCCTATGATTGACAATAATCATGATATGCTGCTGTTTGGTTTGAGCAAGCAACTGGCTTCTCAAGCAGTTTGACTCAATTTAATGGGAAATTGTCAACAGAGAAATTAAGGAACAAACAAGCCAAATGGAAAATTTACAAATTCAAGAATGGAGGTAAGTATGCCAAAATTCAATAGTGATCGTGTTCACATTGATAGTTGAATTACAGCAATTAGAACATGAAATGGTAGTCCACCATCCTGAACTAGCATTAGTAATGCATAACCTAGAATACTAGGTAATATTAGAAATACTTGGAATGATCTATCAAATTCATGTCAGGTGAATATCACTACTGGCTAATATGGCATGATCAGCTCACCCAAGTTTTTGAAACATGGTAAGACTTCAAACTTTCTAGTAACAGGGGAACACTGCACTTACATAAAGTACAGCGTTGATAGCTAacaaattctggaaattttctatATCTTTTTTGTCAGAAAAGTCATCTTTCAAAACGAATGAGCAATGATATCAGAAAAGTTCTAGGACGAAAGCAGTAACTAATATTGGAGAAACTAGTAACATTACATGCAAAAGAACTACAAACCGAAATTGACGGAACCAAGTTGTTTCCAAATATAAAATCTACAGTTTAGATGACTCAAATTTCAAAAGACCATGCTGGAATTCCAAAAGATATAACCCGTCAGCCTCTAATTACTCTTCTTCTTCATACCTTCTAACACCAAGGTACAATGCTCCTTCATCAATTCTGACCTCTTCAACAAAAGCTCTACTTCAGCCTCGCGCAGTTTCTTCCACTTGTCCTCCAGCTCCATTGCTTTCCCATGGCCAATCAAACTCATGTTCTCTTTCAAGAAACTCCTTTGACCTGCAATTTTGTCAGCATTAATCATAATGGTCCATGAATCAACATCAAAAGATTTTGTTAGATAAGGATACTTGGACTGAAAATCATCTTCAGCATCATCTCTAAAAAATGTTTTCACcacattcttcttcttcttcttttcttctttcttatcttgtttcACAAAACTAACAACTTTACCCATGCTTTTCACAGTTTCATTAGCTCTGTCAATAGCCGTGCCATCACCAGTTTCACCACCCCAAATcgattttgagagtttaaatATTTCAAGCTCATTGGCGTTGAAATGAACAAAGCAATCCCCACCTTTCTCAAATTTCTCCACAGAATTGAAACCTTTACTTTTCAACCTCCTAATTTTCTCATAAATCTGACTTCTAGAAAACTCACGTCCAAACTTCCCTTTAACATACTTACAGAAAGCATTCATATTAGTGGAAGGATTTAGACCTTTCTCAGTCTTAAACTTGATGATGGATCGGAGAAGACACTTCACGTCATCATCGCTCCATTTCGTACCAGCACCTTCACCAATAGCGGCTGAAATGGCAGATGGCTCCTGTTTGTTCGGTTCATCAGCTTTACCTTTGGCCTTCTTCTCACTTCTCAAATGCTTTTGTTCATCTCCCTGGTCTTCCAAAGGGCGTTTTGAGGTGGAACTTGAGCCTTTTGATGTGAATTTGGTTGGAGGAATCAACTTTATCATAAAATCCGATGTAGAAGAATGTGTGGAAATTTCTAACTCTTCATCATCTCCTCCTTCCTTATCCTCCTCTTCACCAGAATCTGAGGAAGATTGAGATGGAGTGATGATTTCCTTTTGAGCACTGAACATTTGGTCAAGTTGAGTTGGTGATTCATGTATATtttcttcaacttcaaattCTTCTCCTTCTgatctttcttcttcctctgaTTCTTCCTTATGTTCTGATTTTGAGTCTTCTTCTTCACCTTCTTCACCTTCTCGAGATTCTTCATCTTGTCCTTTttctgattcttcttcttctgattGTGTTGATGGAGGAGGATAATGGGTTGTTGGCTTCTTGGATTCCATGGtctgaaaagagagagagggaagaagaagaagggttTGTTGTTGGTTATGTTTGAGGGAGAAGACAAGAGAGTGCAATCTATAAGGCTCAATTCTTTTATAATAACGTTGGCAATTTCAAATACTTTacgaatatttttttttggttgaccTTAATTAAACTACATGTTCTGCAAATGGCGAGACACCATTTTTATGTGCTTTTACAAACAACAAAGCGccattattttcattttttggaataatttgTTAGTCTTTAGATAAAATACAAAACTCTAACCCCGTTCTTGATGCTTTAGATGAAACTTTATTGAAAACATAAATTTGAGTAGAGTTCGGCTCCACATTAACTCAAGCTCAATAAGAAGCTAAGTTTAGTTGAAGTCAAAAGTAAATTATAACTAATGTAATCTTTTTAAAGTAACAcaaaaaatacataaataaataagGATGCAAATTATTAAACTTGAATCTACAGGTCAAATACTCTCTTCGTCCCATAAAGATAAGCCTATTTCTTTTTCACAtagattaaaaaatttaattaatataATTACAACAATTGTTTTTTATTGGTACTTTTCTCAAATACTCTTAGTAGTTAATGTAGATCTAGTTATAAGTGCTGTATTTAATATTTCAAATAGAATAATTAACTAATGGAGTAGTGCATTTGCTATGTGCCTTAAATATGGACATATTagtaaaataacaaactaactactctttaaaaaagaaaataaacctaTAATTTGATATAGATACAAAAAGAAAGTGATTCTTATCTTATGGAACGGAGGAAGTACCTTTTTGGTGGAGCTTGATTTGAGGGCTACTTAAATACTCAACTTGAGTTTAGCTAAGCCGCACATGACTTTCTAGCAGCACAATTAATTTGCATCGGAGAGCCTATGGGTGCAATTCAATCAGGCTAACTTAACTCGAACTAGCGAGTAGCTTGATCAACTACTTGACTCGAGCTCGGTCAATGCCGAATTTGAGTCAAGTTTGTGCTATTCGATTGAGATTTCGAGTCAAGttcaagtatatatatattatatactcGAGAACTCATCGAACACTATTGAGTACTCAGtgtaatatttaattaatatattaaaagtaattaaattacctttttAGGTTGAATCTTAGCAATATTTATGATCCTAACCCTTTATCGAGTTCGAGTACTTGAGCTCAATATCGAACTCGCCAACTTCTTGAGCTCTATTGAATCAAGTTCGAGCCTTCCCAATATTATGctgactcgagctcgagctttgCTCAAGCAACTCGCTCAAacttgagctcgagttcgaatGCTACTATTAGTCATTGAGTTCGACCTCGAGTATGGCGAGCTTGATTTGACTCGATATCAACCCTACGCGAgcccttctttttctttttttaatactAAAACAAGTTGGATATTGCGTATAATTAGGCATGTTAATTAGTAGAGTTTGAATTGAATCCATTTCATTTAGACTCAAGCTTAATGAATTTACCGATACTCAGATCTAAAGCAGatgacgtgcgcggggtatacatataatattaagctcatcccaatcaagttttacatttataaattcctaaataccccacacgcgatttatcgcaagtatacgaatcgtgagcgagtatagggtattaagggtcgatcccacagggaagattgcaattaccNNNNNNNNNNNNNNNNNNNNNNNNNNNNNNNNNNNNNNNNNNNNNNNNNNNNNNNNNNNNNNNNNNNNNNNNNNNNNNNNNNNNNNNNNNNNNNNNNNNNNNNNNNNNNNNNNNNNNNNNNNNNNNNNNNNNNNNNNNNNNNNNNNNNNNNNNNNNNNNNNNNNNNNNNNNNNNNNNNNNNNNNNNNNNNNNNNNNNNNNNNNNNNNNNNNNNNNNNNNNNNNNNNNNNNNNNNNNNNNNNNNNNNNNNNNNNNNNNNNNNNNNNNNNNNNNNNNNNNNNNNNNNNNNNNNNNNNNNNNNNNNNNNNNNNNNNNNNNNNNNNNNNNNNNNNNNNNNNNNNNNNNNNNNNNNNNNNNNNNNNNNNNNNNNNNNNNNNNNNNNNNNNNNNNNNNNNNNNNNNNNNNNNNNNNNNNNNNNNNNNNNNNNNNNNNNNNNNNNNNNNNNNNNNNNNNNNNNNNNNNNNNNNNNNNNNNNNNNNNNNNNNNNNNNNNNNNNNNNNNNNNNNNNNNNNNNNNNNNNNNNNNNNNNNNNNNNNNNNNNNNNNNNNNNNNNNNNNNNNNNNNNNNNNNNNNNNNNNNNNNNNNNNNNNNNNNNNNNNNNNNNNNNNNNNNNNNNNNNNNNNNNNNNNNNNNNNNNNNNNNNNNNNNNNNNNNNNNNNNNNNNNNNNNNNNNNNNNNNNNNNNNNNNNNNNNNNNNNNNNNNNNNNNNNNNNNNNNNNNNNNNNNNNNNNNNNNNNNNNNNNNNNNNNNNNNNNNNNNNNNNNNNNNNNNNNNNNNNNNNNNNNNNNNNNNNNNNNNNNNNNNNNNNNNNNNNNNNNNNNNNNNNNNNNNNNNNNNNNNNNNNNNNNNNNNNNNNNNNNNNNNNNNNNNNNNNNNNNNNNNNNNNNNNNNNNNNNNNNNNNNNNNNNNNNNNNNNNNNNNNNNNNNNNNNNNNNNNNNNNNNNNNNNNNNNNNNNNNNNNNNNNNNNNNN
This sequence is a window from Coffea eugenioides isolate CCC68of chromosome 7, Ceug_1.0, whole genome shotgun sequence. Protein-coding genes within it:
- the LOC113777373 gene encoding STOREKEEPER protein-like, which produces MESKKPTTHYPPPSTQSEEEESEKGQDEESREGEEGEEEDSKSEHKEESEEEERSEGEEFEVEENIHESPTQLDQMFSAQKEIITPSQSSSDSGEEEDKEGGDDEELEISTHSSTSDFMIKLIPPTKFTSKGSSSTSKRPLEDQGDEQKHLRSEKKAKGKADEPNKQEPSAISAAIGEGAGTKWSDDDVKCLLRSIIKFKTEKGLNPSTNMNAFCKYVKGKFGREFSRSQIYEKIRRLKSKGFNSVEKFEKGGDCFVHFNANELEIFKLSKSIWGGETGDGTAIDRANETVKSMGKVVSFVKQDKKEEKKKKKNVVKTFFRDDAEDDFQSKYPYLTKSFDVDSWTIMINADKIAGQRSFLKENMSLIGHGKAMELEDKWKKLREAEVELLLKRKLSKPSSAHDGVPDTAEFVDGEDVYENSAYNILGATFGYLQRLRENYG